A window of Ignavibacteriales bacterium genomic DNA:
CGATTCAATCATGCGTTTGAGCAACTCAGTGGCTATAAAGAGGAAGAAGTCAAAGGGAAGAGCATCGACGTACTGTTCTCCGAAGGAAACGCTGAACATTCGCTCGACCTCATACGCAGAGCAGTCGGCGGCGAGCGATGGGAGACTGTTGAGATCGAAATTCAACGGAACGATGGAGATTCGCGAATCGTCTTGTGGAACTCCGCCAACGTGCTTGATAAGGATGGTAAGACAGTTGTCGCGACAATCGCCCAGGGACACGACATCACGGCCCGCAAACGGGCAGAGGAAGCCTTGCGGGAGAGCGAAAAGAAACTCAAAACGATCTTCGATGTGCTACCGGTCGGAGTCTCCGTTCTGGATACGAATCGTCATGTTGCCGCAACTAATCCGGCCCTGGGAAAGATCCTTGAGATAACCGAAGAAGGGTTGGAAAGAGGAGATTACAGGAACCGAACATACCTCACATCAGATGGAAGGCGAATGGCCGAAGCGGAGTTTGCCAGCGTCCGGGCACTGAAAGAGCATCGGCCGATCCATGACGTTGAGACCGGTGTTGTGAAGGAAAATGGACAAGTGATTTGGACGAATGTGAGCGCTGTCCCGGTTACGCTTCCAGGTTGGGAGGTTGTTGTGGTTACTTCTGACATCACCGAGCGCAATCGGATCGAGGACGAGATGCGCAAGCTCTACGATGTTTCTGAGCACTCCCGACTTGACCTGCTAAGCGTTCTCGAAGACCAGAAACGGGTGGAGAGAGCGTTGAGCGATTCGGAAGTCCAGTATCGGCGGCTCTTTGAAGCGGCGAGGGATGGCATTTTGATCCTCGACGCTGAAACGGGGATGGTCGTCAATGTGAACCCGTTCCTGGTCGAGATGTTGGGTTTTTCGCGCGAAGAGTTCCTCGGAAAAAAGATATGGGAACTGGGGTTCCTGAAGGATGTCGCTGCAAGCAGGACCAACTTCCTGGAATTACTGCGGAAGGACTACGTCCGGTATGAAGATTTGCCGCTGGAGACAAGCAAAGGGCGGCTCATCAGTGTGGAATTCACAAGCCACGTCTATCACGTCAATAATAGCAAAGTGGTCCAGTGCAACGTCCGCGACATCAGCGATCGCAAACGCGCTGAAGAAGAAGTGCGAAAGCTCAATGCCGAATTGGAACTGCGCGTTGTCGAACGTACCGCACAACTTGAATCAGCCAACAAGGAACTGGAGGCGTTTTCGTACTCTGTCTCTCACGATCTGCGTGCCCCGCTGCGGGCTATCGACGGCTTCTCCCGGATCCTTTCCGAGGAATATTCGAATAAGCTCGATGAGGAAGGGAAGAGGCTCGTGAGCGTCGTCTGCGCGAGCACGAAGAAAATGGACGAGCTTATCACGGACATGCTTGACCTGTCACGCGTGAGCAGAAACGAGATGAACCTCTCACGAGTCGACATCAAAACGCTGGCCAATTCAATTTTCCACGAAGCGGCATCGCCTGAGATCAGACAAATGTTCTCTTTCTCGGTGACTCCTATTCCGGACGCAGACTGCGACCCCAGTCTGATGAGGCAGGTTTGGAGGAATTTGATTTCCAATGCCATCAAATTCACGATCCCCAAAGAGGTGCGAAGGATCGAAATCGGAGGCCGCACTGAGGAGGGGGTGAACACCTACTTCATAAGAGACTCTGGTGTCGGATTCGATCCCCGGTACGCCCATAAGCTGTTTGGCGTGTTCCAGCGCCTGCATAAGGCAGAGGAATTCGAGGGAACTGGTGTCGGCCTTGCCATCGTGCAGCGCATCATTCATCGCCACGGCGGAAAGGTGTGGGCTGAAGGGAAAGTGGGGGAGGGCGCGACATTTTGGTTCTCGATTCCGCGCAGGGAGGATTGAAATCGTGCAGAGTGGAGAGTGGTAAGTGGTAAGCAGACAACTAACCACTCGTCACCAACCACTCACCACTATTCCTGATTCACATGTCCCATAACTGGAAGCTGAATACTCATGAGCAAGATACTCTCCTATCGTGATTTGATTGTTTGGCAAAAGTCGATCGCTTTGACGAAGATGGTCTATCTACGCACGCAGAAATTCCCAAAAACTGAACTCTACGGCCTGACATCGCAGATGCGGAGGGCGTCGGTCTCAATTGCCTGTAATATTGCCGAAGGTCAAGCAAGAAATACCACCGGAGAATTCAAACAGTTCCTGGGCATATCAAAGGGATCTTTGGCCGAATTGGAAACGCTGATTACAATTGCAAAGGAAATGAATTTCTTGGAGGACATGGAATCTAAAGATTTGTCTGCCTCGTGTGAGGAAGTAAGTAAGCTGCTCAACGGTCTCTTGAAAGCATTAAACAAATGATACGTATCACTGACCACTATCCACTTATCACTGTCCACTTATCGCTTTCCACTCATCACTCATTCAGACGATGTTTCACGCCCAACTATTGCCTATTCCCTATTCACTATTTCCTCTTGCTAAAGGAACCACGCTATGAACAACGTCAACGAAGTCGAAATCCTGCTCGTCGAGGATAATCCAAACGATGCCGAATTGGCCATCAGGGCCCTCAAGAAACACAACCTCGCCAATCATGTTGCCACTGTTGCCGATGGCGAAGAAGCGCTTGATTTCATGTTCGCACGTGGCAAGTATAGTCACCGGAGGGTCGAGAACGGTCCAAGGGTCATACTGCTTGATTTGAAGCTCCCCAAAGTGGACGGACTCGAAGTGCTGAGGGCGATCAAAGGTGACCCGAGGACGAAGATTATTCCTGTCATCGTTCTGACCTCTTCCAGAGAAGAAAAAGACATCGTGGAGAGTTACAAGCTTGGGGTGAACAGCTATATATTGAAACCTGTCGATTTTGACAAGTTCGTCGATGCGGTCAAAGACATTGGTTACTATTGGCTGCTTCTGAACCAATCGCCGATACGATAGATTTCTACCGGCTGCCGAGCCGATGTCAAGAAAACGAATAGCCACCCCGCCCGCCTGACAGAGTCAGGCTGTCGGGCGGGCAAGGCACTAAGGCACGAAGAGGAATTTGAAGTTGACCCAAAAACGCCTTGGTTTCATCATTAGTTTCAATGTCCCGCTCATAAAAACAGGCATCAAGAGGATCACTCTCTGAAACTTTTGTGCCTTCGTGGCATGGTAGTTACAATTGGTTGAGGAACACTATGGAAAACGCAAATCCGTTGCGCATTTTGTTTGTAGAAGACCTGCCGACTGACGCAATACTGGCGGAGCGGGAGATACGCAAGAGCGGACTCGAGTTCAGCTCACAGAGAGTGGACACGAAGGACGCGTTTCTGAAAGCACTGGAGGAATTTCGTCCCGACGTTATCGTGTCTGACTATTCGATGCCGGAATTCGATGGAATGCAGGCGCTGAAGCTTTCATTGCAACGCGACGCCCGGCTTCCCTTCATTCTCCTGACGGGCTCTATGAACGAAGAAACGGCCGTGGCGTGCATGAAAGCCGGCGCGTC
This region includes:
- a CDS encoding four helix bundle protein; translation: MSKILSYRDLIVWQKSIALTKMVYLRTQKFPKTELYGLTSQMRRASVSIACNIAEGQARNTTGEFKQFLGISKGSLAELETLITIAKEMNFLEDMESKDLSASCEEVSKLLNGLLKALNK
- a CDS encoding response regulator, with protein sequence MNNVNEVEILLVEDNPNDAELAIRALKKHNLANHVATVADGEEALDFMFARGKYSHRRVENGPRVILLDLKLPKVDGLEVLRAIKGDPRTKIIPVIVLTSSREEKDIVESYKLGVNSYILKPVDFDKFVDAVKDIGYYWLLLNQSPIR